The nucleotide sequence CTGCCGCAATCGGAACTTGATCTGGCCGCTCACTACGTCAATGAAAACTTTCGCGGCTGGATCATGGAAGATATGCGCGCCGAGATTGCCCGGCGTCTGGACAAAGAACGCAGCGAATATGACCGCTTGATGGGATCGATTGCGCAGCTCTATCAGCAAGGTGCTTTGACCACCAGCGACGCGCCGGAAGCGGTATTTGTGGAAGGGGCCGCCAACCTCGTGACCGGAGAGGAAGACCGGCAACGCCTGCAGGACATGCTGCGAACGCTGGAAGAAAAAGAAAAAGTCGTCAAGCTGCTGGGCGCGTATCTCGACACGCGCCAGGAAGCAGTGCGCGTCGTCATCGGGCTCGATGCCACGATGCCGTCCATGCAGAATTTTGTGCTGATCGGCGCTCCGGCGCGAGTCGGAGGGGAAGTGATGGGATCGCTCGCTGTGATTGGGCCGACCCGCCTTGACTATCAGCACACCATGTCGGCCGTTTCGTATATCGCGAGGCTGTTCGACAAATTGTTAAATGAATCGGAGTAATTGGGAA is from Acidobacteriota bacterium and encodes:
- the hrcA gene encoding heat-inducible transcription repressor HrcA, with translation MPPGPAGGREREILTAIVETFIATGEPVGSRTLARTSREGLSAATIRNVMADLADAGFLEQPHTSAGRVPSPEAYRYYVKQLSGETRLSHENESIIQESLTGVTDVQEFMERTSHVLSLISRSVGVTVATSGPRNALEHVYFSRLGDQKVLAVVVTRSGVVRDRVLRLDLPQSELDLAAHYVNENFRGWIMEDMRAEIARRLDKERSEYDRLMGSIAQLYQQGALTTSDAPEAVFVEGAANLVTGEEDRQRLQDMLRTLEEKEKVVKLLGAYLDTRQEAVRVVIGLDATMPSMQNFVLIGAPARVGGEVMGSLAVIGPTRLDYQHTMSAVSYIARLFDKLLNESE